Proteins co-encoded in one Nicotiana sylvestris chromosome 7, ASM39365v2, whole genome shotgun sequence genomic window:
- the LOC104237367 gene encoding polyadenylate-binding protein 7-like has product MKNHSTLNGKAIRVSWARRDPDVRRSGTGNVFIKNLNDTIDSAKLQEMFQKFGNISSSKVVVSEDGRSKGYGFVQFETEDSANAAIDKLNGSVVGGKQMYVGKFVKKSDRILPNPDEKYTNLFIKNLDLDISEEHLREKCSEFGKVSSLAIAKDEHGGSKGFGHVNFENPDDARRAMEAMNGSKLGCKILYVARAQKKTQREQILRHLFEERRKAQIIKHQGSNVYVKNIDGDVTDNELRELFSQCGNITSAKLMLDEKGVSKGFGFVCFSTPEEANKAVNSFHGFMLGQKPLYVAIAQRKEERLAQLQLKHAQGIAGLTGSSAFLPGGYPPLYYQTLHDLQVPARPRLLYQPLSMRRGWMVNGFTNSIRPACQISLIPNASQYRQSREKKNGHMPVPYVPHLQQSTQSAASLKQSSNPQQAWQVKYAPKGHMCDTKNGFVVSSAGTSRVGSCSGGSENLSNTLAAAPPKQQKQILGEHLYPLVSQHKPNLAAKVTGMLLEMDNSELLSLLKSPASLAAMVEEAVKVVELSKTEVSNQESILPNYLSAEVALNLARFL; this is encoded by the exons TGTGTTCATCAAG AATCTAAATGATACAATTGATAGTGCAAAGCTCCAAGAAATGTTCCAGAAGTTTGGAAATATCTCTTCCAGTAAAGTTGTCGTTTCTGAGGACGGAAGGAGTAAAGGATATGGCTTTGTCCAGTTTGAGACTGAGGACAGTGCAAACGCTGCTATTGATAAGCTCAATGGATCTGTGGTTGGAGGAAAGCAGAT GTATGTAGGTAAGTTCGTCAAAAAGAGTGACCGGATTCTGCCCAACCCTGATGAAAAGTATACAAATTTGTTTATCAAGAACTTGGATCTTGACATCTCAGAAGAGCATCTTAGAGAGAAGTGCTCTGAGTTTGGGAAAGTTAGTAGCTTGGCCATTGCAAAAGATGAGCATGGAGGTTCAAAAGGTTTTGGTCATGTGAACTTTGAGAATCCAGATGATGCTAGGAGAGCAATGGAAGCTATGAATGGATCAAAACTTG GCTGCAAGATCTTGTATGTAGCCAGAGCACAAAAGAAAACACAACGCGAACAGATATTGAGGCATTTGTTTGAGGAGAGAAGGAAGGCGCAAATTATTAAGCACCAG GGTTCAAATGTGTATGTCAAAAATATTGATGGCGACGTCACGGATAATGAGTTGCGTGAATTGTTTAGTCAATGTGGCAACATCACTTCTGCAAAACTTATGCTAGATGAGAAAGGAGTCAGCAAGGGCTTTGGATTTGTATGTTTTTCCACACCAGAGGAGGCCAATAAAGCGGTGAATAGTTTTCATG GATTTATGTTAGGCCAAAAGCCATTGTATGTGGCTATTGCTCAAAGGAAAGAGGAAAGGCTAGCTCAATTGCAGCTTAAGCATGCACAAGGCATTGCAGGACTCACCGGATCTTCAGCTTTTCTTCCTGGTGGATATCCTCCTCTTTACTACCAAACCCTTCATGATCTACAAGTACCTGCACGACCCAGGCTGCTGTATCAGCCTCTGAGTATGAGGCGCGGTTGGATGGTTAATGGATTCACAAACTCTATTAGACCTGCTTGTCAAATTTCCTTG attccaaatgcTTCACAATATAGACAGAGTAGGGAAAAGAAGAATGGACATATGCCAGTTCCATATGTGCCTCATTTGCAGCAATCGACTCAATCAGCGGCGTCATTAAAACAATCTAGCAATCCACAG CAAGCTTGGCAGGTCAAATATGCACCAAAAGGTCATATGTGTGATACGAAAAATGGATTTGTTGTATCCTCTGCTGGCACCAGTAGAGTAGGATCTTGCTCTGGGGGTTCAGAAAACCTGAGTAACACGCTTGCAGCTGCTCCTCCTAAGCAGCAGAAACAGATACTTGGAGAGCACCTTTATCCTCTAGTTAGTCAGCACAAG CCCAATCTTGCAGCAAAGGTCACAGGAATGCTCTTGGAAATGGACAACTCAGAGCTTTTATCATTGTTGAAGTCACCAGCATCTCTGGCAGCTATGGTGGAAGAAGCTGTTAAGGTGGTCGAGCTCTCTAAGACTGAAGTGTCAAATCAAGAGTCAATTCTTCCAAATTATCTCTCTGCAGAAGTTGCACTCAATTTAGCAAGGTTTCTGTGA